From the Deltaproteobacteria bacterium genome, the window GGCCGAACCTTTTTATAAAGGCCTTGTCCAGAGATCTCCACGCCGACGCCCGAAAACTGGTGGGCATCCTGGAGATTAACGGCGATTGGAATCCGGGCCGCGACGCTAAGCTGGCCGCACTCGTGGAGCTGTTGACCGAAAAGCATCCCTCGGACAAGGTCCTTGTGTTTACCCAGTTCGCTGACACGGTTCACTACCTGGAAACCCAGTTGCGCGGTATCAAGAGGCTTTCCGGCGTATGCGGCGACACCCCCAATCCAACGGCCCTGGCCTGGCGTTTCAGCCCTGTCAGCAACAAAAAACAGGACCGCATCCGGTCTGATGAAGAACTCCGCGTCTTGGTCGCTACTGACATCCTTTCGGAAGGACAAAACCTGCAGGATTGCGCGGTTGTGGTGAACTACGATCTCCCCTGGGCCATCATCCGCCTGATCCAGCGGGCCGGCCGTGTGGACCGGATCGGCCAGAGCGCCGAGGAAATCCTCTGCTACTCGTTTTTCACTGCCGAGGGCGTGGAGCGGATCATCCGGCTTCGCAGCCGTGTTCGAAACCGGTTGCGCGAAAACCAAGAAGTGGTGGGGAGCGATGAGGCATTCTTTGAAGATCAGAGCGACGAGCAGGTGGTCCGGGATTTGTTTACAGAGAGATCCGGCATCCTGGATGGCGACGATGACGCCGATGTGGACCTGGCGTCGCAGGCCTATCAGATCTGGAAGAACTCAGTGGATCAGGATCCCCATCTAAGACGTCGGATCGAGGCCCTTCCCGACGTGGTCTATGCCACCCGAGGCCATGTTGCGCTGCCCGACAGGCCTGAAGGGGTCCTGGTTTACATGCGCACGGCCGAGGGCAACGACGCCCTGGCCTATGTGGACCCCACAGGGAAAAGCATTACCGAATCCCAGATTGAGATCCTCCGCGCCGCTGCCTGCGAGCCCACAACGCCCGCCCTCCCGAGGCATGACAGACACCACGAACTGGTCCGGGCCGGGGTCGAGCACATTGTCCGCGAAGAAAAGCGGATCGGCGGCCAGCTTGGAAGCCCTCGGGGTGCCCGGTTCCGAACCTATGAGCGGCTGAAGCATTTCATCCAGGAATGGGAGGGCACCCTCTTTGAATCTACTTTTGCCGAACTCAACAAAAGCCTTGATGAAATCTACCGTTACCCCCTGCGGCCCGTGGCGATCGACACCTTAAACCGCCAGCTCAAGGCCGGCATCAACGACCAACAGCTTGCCGATCTGGTGCTCCTCCTTCGCGCGGAGGGCCGGCTCTGCATCATCCATGAAGACGAAGAAGAGGACGGCGAGCCGCGCATTATCTGCTCCATGGGGCTGATCGGGAAAAACAAACCATAGCCGAATGCCTTAGGGCATGGTAACATACCCAAGAGAGACAATAGAAAGGGATTCAAAACAGGGGGTTCTGTTATGAAAACGCAAACAAAGAGGATTCAGACGCCTCTTGAAATACTGGAGGCTATACGAGATTTGACTGAGCAGGAAAAAGAAACCCTTGCGATCCTTGCGGACAAGGAGCTTTCCGATGAGCTTTTGAAAAGAAGGAAGGATGTCATGTTGGAGATGCAAAGAGGCGAGTTAATAAGAGAAGAGGACCTTTTTAGGGACAGCTAAAAAATGTTTGAGATCAAGAGCATCAAAGCCGTGAAGAACGACCTGAAAAGGCTCCCTCACGGCCTTTTAGATGATCTTAAGACGATCCATTTCAAAAACATTCGAGAAAATCCATTTCAAGCCCATGAACTCGGTTATGTGTTCAAGGGCCTCAGATCCTATCATCTGACCCACAAGGGCAAATCCTACAGAATCGTATACGAAGTCTTCGAGGAAGATGGGTTGATTGTCATCAACATGATTGGATCTCGCGAGTCTTTCTATGAAAAGTTGAAAAGGAGAGTCCTGTAAGGCAATGCATCTTGACTTTGAACGCATCCGGCAATTGCTCAAGGCATTTGATTTCCGTACCATGTTCGTTGATGAATTAGGCTGGGACCGGCACGACGCCCACCTCGACATGGCCATCGACGGCCGGATGATCCGTTTGGAGGCCCTGGCCCAAAAACGCGGCATGGTCTCCTACCTCTGCCCCACGCTGCCCGGCGAAACCCTGCCCGATTATGCCACCCGACGCAAAATTGAAAGTCAGGCCGCCAAAACCGCCCACGAGCATCTTATCATCTTTGTGGATCCGGATCAGACCACCCAGGTCTGGCAGTGGGTCAGACGGGAGCCGGGCAAGCCGACCGCCTGCCGGGAGCACACCTTGCACAAGACCCAGCCCGGCGACGCCCTTATCCAGAAACTTCAGGCCATTGCCTTTTCCCTGGAAGAGGAAGAAACCCTCACCCTGAGCGATGTTACCCGGCGGGCCAAGGCCGGATTTGACGTGGAGCGGGTCACCAAGCGCTTTTATGACCGGTTCAAAAAAGAGCATGGGGCCTTTCTCAAGTTTGTTGCCGGCATTACCGAGAAAACAGATCTTGAATGGTATGCCTCGGTCATGCTCAACCGCCTCATGTTCGTCTATTTTATCCAGCGCAAAGGGTTTCTGGACGGCGAGACAGACTACCTTCGCAGTCGCCTTAGGCAGATGCAGAAAGAATACGGCCAGGACCGATTCTACTCTTTTTATCGCTACTTCCTCTTACGTTTGTTCCACGA encodes:
- a CDS encoding type II toxin-antitoxin system RelE/ParE family toxin; protein product: MFEIKSIKAVKNDLKRLPHGLLDDLKTIHFKNIRENPFQAHELGYVFKGLRSYHLTHKGKSYRIVYEVFEEDGLIVINMIGSRESFYEKLKRRVL